CCATTACAATTTCCCCAACCCAATAGCTCTATGCATAGCCTGCCGGAGTCGTCGCGCCAAGCCCTGCAGATCCGGCCCCAGAAGCACGGCGGCACCGGGTGTGCAGCCCTGTCATATCTCGTTCTTTCAGCCAGGTCGGGGCGGCCGATCAGCCTGATTTTTAAGCTTAATCGTTGCTTGACACATTTTTGGGCGTTGCTATGATTTTTGAACCAAATGGTAAAAAAGGGGGAGCAATCAATGACCAAAGACATCCTGATTTCACGCCGGGCAGTCATCGCATCGGGCATTGCGCTTGGCGTCAGCGGCTTCGCCCCGCTCGCAAGGGCTGCTGCCCCGTTGAAAGTCGCCGGCATTCATGCGTCGCCGGTTGAAAATGCCTGGAATTCCTGTCTTCACAAGGCCCTTCAGGACGCGGCCAAGGACGGCGTCATCGAATATGTCTTCTCCGAAGGCGTCTCCGGCACCGATTATCCCCGCGCTATGCGCGAATATGCCGAACAGGGCAACAAGCTGATCATCGGCGAGGCCTATGCCGTGGAAAAGGAGGCCCGGCAGGTCGCGGCCGACTATCCCGATACCGCTTTCGTGCTGGGTTCAAGCGGCGAGCAGGCCGGCGACAATTTCGGCGTTTTCGGCACCTGGAACCACGACGGCGCCTATCTTGCCGGCATGCTGGCGGGCAAGATGACCAAGTCGAACGTCGTCGGTTCGGTCGGCGCGATCCCGATCCCCGAGGTCAATATGCTGATCAACGCCTTTGCCGCGGGCGTCAAGGCGGTCAACCCGGATGCAAAACACCTCGTCTCGTTCATCGGCACCTTCTTCGATCCGCCGAAGGCCCGTGAAGCTGGTCTTGCCCAGATCGACGCCGGCGCCGACATCCTGTTCGGCGAACGCATTGGCACGGCCGACGCTGCCAAGGAGCGCGGCATCAAATCGGTCGGCTCGCTGATCGATTACACGCCGCGTTATCCGGATACGGTGTTTGCCAACGCCATGTGGTATTTCCGCCCGATCCTGAATGCTGCGATCGCCGATGTCGCCGCCGGAAAACCGGTCGGCCGGAATTACACATCTTACGGCCTGATGAAGGAAGGCGGCAGCGACATCGTCTTTGTCAAGGGTGTCGCGCCCGCCGAAGCGGAGGCCGCGATGGAATCCAAGCGCGCCGAGATCAAGGCCGGCACCTTCGAAGTTCCGAAGATGATGGACGAGCCGAAGTAGTCGGCTCATGCGGGGCGATGCGACGGAACTGGCGGCAGCGCTGAGGCATGGCAGCCTGGGCGCCGCAGAAGCGATGCAGACCTCTCTCAAGAGAGCTGCACGGCATGAGTCGCTCGGCGCGATCGCCTATCTCGATGCCGCCATGGGTCTCGCCTCGGCGAAGGCTTGCGATGGGGATCGGCAGCGCGCGCCCGGCGATTTTGCCGCCCGGCCCTTTGCCGGCGTGCCGACCCTGGCGAAGGATCTTGGCGGTCCCTTTGCCGGGCTGCCGGTGACGGCGGGTTCCCGCCTCTTCGAACGACAGGGAGGCGAAGCCGATTCCGATCTCGCTTCCCGGTTCCGCGATGCCGGCTTCTGCCTGTTCGGCCTGACGACGAGCCCGGAATTCGGTCTTTCGCTCGCCAGCGAACCGGCGATCGGGCCGGTCTGCCGCAATCCGCTCGATCCGGCCCGCACCGCCGGCGGCTCCTCCGGCGGTGCGGCGGCGGCGGTTGCGGCCGGGATCGTCGCGATCGCCCATGCCACCGATGCCGGCGGTTCGATCCGTGTGCCGGCCGCCTGCTGCGGTCTCGTCGGACTGAAGCCGACGCGCGGCGCTATCCCGGGCGGACCCTCCTTCGGCAACCATCTCGCCGGCATCGCGAGCGAACTGGCGGTCTGCCGTTCGGTGCGCGATACGGCGCTGATTTTCAGCTGGCTGAGCGGTCATACGCGCGGACCTGTTGCGGATCCCTCCCCCGTCGATATTGACAACGGCCGTTTGCGGATCGGCGTGCTGACCGACACCGGGCCGACCTATCCGACCGAGAGCGATCGGCTTGCCGTCGTCGAGGACGCGGCGCATGCGCTCGAGAGCGACGGACACGAGATCGTTCCGCTCACCTGGGCCGAGTTCGAATGGAGCGTCGCCGCCAGCGGGCGTGCCTTTGCCGATATCGTCTCCGTCAACCTCGCAACGCTCATCAAGGCAGCGGCTTTGGATGAGGGCAGGGCCGAGCCTCTCACGCAGGCTTTCGCGGCGCGCGGGCGGGCGCTATCCGCCACCATGCTCTGGAGCACGCTGAACGATGCCGTTCTGGTCAGCCATCGTCTCTGGGCACTGTTCGACAAGGTCGATTGCATCCTGATGCCGATGCTTGTCTCTGCGCCCCTTGCGATCGGCTCCTTCCCGTCCGATCATGCCGACACGGATCTGCATCTCGAACGCATGGCGGCATTCGCGCCGCTTGCCTGCTTGGCCAATATTTCGGGTTTTCCTGCTTTGACGCTCCCTTTCGGACAGGATCAACAGGCCATGCCGCTGCCGGTGCAACTGATGGCGCCTATGGGGCATGAGTCCCGCCTTCTGTCGCTCGCCGCACGCCTGGAAGCCGAGGCGCGATGGCAGCACCGTTTTCCGGTGGCAGGATTGCCGTCATGACCGGGCCTGTTCTGGAAATTATCGGCGTCAGCAAACGCTTCGGCGACAATCTCGCCAATGACGATATTTCCATGGCCCTCGCCAGCGGTGAGATCGTGGCCTTGCTCGGCGAGAACGGTGCCGGCAAGACCACGCTGATGAGCATCCTTTTCGGCCACTACATGCCCGATGCCGGCCGAATTCTGATCGAGGGGGCGGAGGTGCCGCCGGGAAAACCGCGCGCAGCGATCCGCGCCGGCATCGGCATGGTGCACCAGCATTTCTCGCTGGCGCCTAATCTGACGGTGCTTGAAAATGTCATGACCGGCACGGAAGGACTGTGGTCCTGGCGTTCGGCAACGTCAGCGGCGCGCAAGAAGCTGCTGGCCATTTCCGAGCGCTTCGGCCTCACGGTCGATCCCGATGCGCGGCTTGGCGACCTGTCGGTCGGCGAGCAGCAGCGGGTGGAAATCCTCAAGGCGCTTTATAACGATGCCCGCATCCTGATCCTCGACGAGCCGACGGCGGTGCTGACCAATATCGAGGCCGAGCGGTTGTTCACGACACTGAAGGAAATGGCCCGCCAGGGCCTGTCACTGATCTTCATCTCGCACAAGCTCGACGAGGTGATGGCTGCGGCCGACCGTATCGTGGTGTTGCGCGGCGGCAAGATGGTCGCCGAACGCAAAGCGTCTGACACCAGCAAGACGGAGCTCGCCGAACTGATGGTCGGGCGGCGCGTGACGCGGCCTGTGCGCGAGCCATCGACACCGGGGGCCATCGTCCTCGAAGCGGACGGTGTGACGGTGCGCACCGGCGGCGTCGACCGGCTGAAATCGATCAGCTTTCGGCTGCATCAGGGAGAGATCCTCGGCATTATCGGCGTTTCGGGCAATGGCCAAGCGGCGCTGGCGCATCTTCTGTCCGGCATGCTGGCGCGCAGCGGCGGCGACCTCAAGCTATTCGGGGAAACGGTTGGTCATCTCGGTGTTGCCGATGTCGTCGAAGCCGGCATCGGCCGTATTCCCGAGGATCGCAACCATGAAGGCGTGATAGGGGAAATGGCGATCTGGGAAAACGCGGTGCTGGAGCGCATTGCTTCGCCCGCCTTCTCGCGCCGTGGTTTCGTCGACCGCAAGGCCGGCATGGCTTTCGCCAGGGAGATCATCGACGGGTTCGACGTTCGCGGCGGCGGCCCGGCGATCCGCACCCGGCTGCTTTCCGGCGGCAATATGCAGAAGCTGATCCTCGGGCGCAGTCTTTATCGGCGGCCGCGCATCCTGATTGCCGCACAGCCTGCCCGAGGCCTCGACGAAGGGGCCGTGGCCGCCGTGCATGCGCGCCTGCTCGACGCCCGCCGGCAGGGGACTGCGGTGCTGCTGATCTCGGAGGATCTTGACGAGGTGATCGCGCTCGCAGACCGTATCCAGGCGATCGTCGGCGGCCGGCTGTCGCCGCCCGTCGCCGCCGATGGCGCCGACGCCCGCAGGCTGGGGCTGATGATGGCTGGGGAATGGCAAGAGGCCCGCGAGGCCGATCATGCGATTTGAGCGCCGCGAGCACCGCCCGCTTTCCCTGCTGATATTCACGCCTGTCGTCGCGATCATTGCAGCACTGGCGCTGGCCGGCATCCTGATCTCTATCGCCGGCGCACCTGTTCTCGATGCCTATTGGCGCATCCTGACCGGCGCCTTCGGCTCGCGGCTTTCGGCGACCGAAACACTGACGCGGGCAACACCGCTGATGCTGACCGGACTTGCCGCCGCCGTCGCCTTTCGCGCGCGGCTCTGGAATATCGGCGCCGAGGGCCAGTTCTATCTCGGCGCCATCGCCGTCGCGGCGGCAAGCTCGAAACTGCTCGGCAATCTTCCGGCACCCATCCTTATTCCGCTCCTGCTGCTAATCGGCGCCATTGCCGGCATGGTGCTGATCCTGGTTCCGCTGTGGCTGAGGCTGCGCTTTTCCGTCGATGAGGTCGTCACCAGCCTGCTCCTGAACTTCATCGCCGTGCTTTTCGTGTCGATGCTGATCGACGGGGTTCTCAAAGATCCGCTCGCCTTCGGCTGGCCGCAGTCGCAATCCGTCAGCGATCATGCCATGCTGCCGAAGCTGATCGCCCGTTCGCGCCTGCATATCGGTTTTGCGATCGCAATCGTGCTGGCGATCGTCGTTCACTTCATCCAGTCCCGCACCGTATTCGGCATGCAGTCCCGCGCCGCGGGTCTCAATCCCGCCGGCGCGGTCTTCGCAGGCGTGCCGCTCGGCAGAACGCTGGTGAAGGTCGCCTGTCTCTCGGGCGGGCTTGCGGGGCTCGCAGGCGCGATCGAGGTGATGGGCGTCAAGGGTTATGTGACGACCGATCTGTCGCCCGGTTTCGGCTATGCCGGCATCGTCGTCGCCATGCTCGCCAACCTCAATCCGCTGGGCGTCGTCTTCGCCGCCATTTTCACCGCCACCATGTTCGTCGGCGCGGACGGCATGAGCCGGGGCCTCGGCATCCCGACCTATATTGCCGACGTCACGGTGGCGCTATCGCTGCTGACGATGCTGATCGCGTTGTTCTTCACTCAGTACAGGATTCGGCGATGATGCAGCTGTTCGATATCATCGCCTCCGCCGGGCTCTGGGCGGCAATCCTGCGGATCGCCACACCGCTGATTTTCGGCACGCTCGGCGCCTTGCTCTGCGAACGGGCGGGTGTGCTCAATCTCGGCATCGAAGGCATCATGACCTTTGGGGCGATGATCGGCTGGCTATCCGTCTATCACGGCGCCGATCTCTGGACCGGCCTGCTGATTGCCGCAGTGG
The window above is part of the Rhizobium sp. CIAT894 genome. Proteins encoded here:
- a CDS encoding BMP family protein — encoded protein: MTKDILISRRAVIASGIALGVSGFAPLARAAAPLKVAGIHASPVENAWNSCLHKALQDAAKDGVIEYVFSEGVSGTDYPRAMREYAEQGNKLIIGEAYAVEKEARQVAADYPDTAFVLGSSGEQAGDNFGVFGTWNHDGAYLAGMLAGKMTKSNVVGSVGAIPIPEVNMLINAFAAGVKAVNPDAKHLVSFIGTFFDPPKAREAGLAQIDAGADILFGERIGTADAAKERGIKSVGSLIDYTPRYPDTVFANAMWYFRPILNAAIADVAAGKPVGRNYTSYGLMKEGGSDIVFVKGVAPAEAEAAMESKRAEIKAGTFEVPKMMDEPK
- a CDS encoding amidase, with protein sequence MRGDATELAAALRHGSLGAAEAMQTSLKRAARHESLGAIAYLDAAMGLASAKACDGDRQRAPGDFAARPFAGVPTLAKDLGGPFAGLPVTAGSRLFERQGGEADSDLASRFRDAGFCLFGLTTSPEFGLSLASEPAIGPVCRNPLDPARTAGGSSGGAAAAVAAGIVAIAHATDAGGSIRVPAACCGLVGLKPTRGAIPGGPSFGNHLAGIASELAVCRSVRDTALIFSWLSGHTRGPVADPSPVDIDNGRLRIGVLTDTGPTYPTESDRLAVVEDAAHALESDGHEIVPLTWAEFEWSVAASGRAFADIVSVNLATLIKAAALDEGRAEPLTQAFAARGRALSATMLWSTLNDAVLVSHRLWALFDKVDCILMPMLVSAPLAIGSFPSDHADTDLHLERMAAFAPLACLANISGFPALTLPFGQDQQAMPLPVQLMAPMGHESRLLSLAARLEAEARWQHRFPVAGLPS
- a CDS encoding ABC transporter ATP-binding protein — protein: MTGPVLEIIGVSKRFGDNLANDDISMALASGEIVALLGENGAGKTTLMSILFGHYMPDAGRILIEGAEVPPGKPRAAIRAGIGMVHQHFSLAPNLTVLENVMTGTEGLWSWRSATSAARKKLLAISERFGLTVDPDARLGDLSVGEQQRVEILKALYNDARILILDEPTAVLTNIEAERLFTTLKEMARQGLSLIFISHKLDEVMAAADRIVVLRGGKMVAERKASDTSKTELAELMVGRRVTRPVREPSTPGAIVLEADGVTVRTGGVDRLKSISFRLHQGEILGIIGVSGNGQAALAHLLSGMLARSGGDLKLFGETVGHLGVADVVEAGIGRIPEDRNHEGVIGEMAIWENAVLERIASPAFSRRGFVDRKAGMAFAREIIDGFDVRGGGPAIRTRLLSGGNMQKLILGRSLYRRPRILIAAQPARGLDEGAVAAVHARLLDARRQGTAVLLISEDLDEVIALADRIQAIVGGRLSPPVAADGADARRLGLMMAGEWQEAREADHAI
- a CDS encoding ABC transporter permease, yielding MRFERREHRPLSLLIFTPVVAIIAALALAGILISIAGAPVLDAYWRILTGAFGSRLSATETLTRATPLMLTGLAAAVAFRARLWNIGAEGQFYLGAIAVAAASSKLLGNLPAPILIPLLLLIGAIAGMVLILVPLWLRLRFSVDEVVTSLLLNFIAVLFVSMLIDGVLKDPLAFGWPQSQSVSDHAMLPKLIARSRLHIGFAIAIVLAIVVHFIQSRTVFGMQSRAAGLNPAGAVFAGVPLGRTLVKVACLSGGLAGLAGAIEVMGVKGYVTTDLSPGFGYAGIVVAMLANLNPLGVVFAAIFTATMFVGADGMSRGLGIPTYIADVTVALSLLTMLIALFFTQYRIRR